A single genomic interval of Halobacillus halophilus DSM 2266 harbors:
- a CDS encoding dimethylarginine dimethylaminohydrolase family protein, which produces MKECTLSNRIHCRTEYSALKKVLVAKPSFMKISTVINETQKHYEDVNIDIPRALDQHETFVHVLKEHGVEVVELSAHPELHEQVFTRDIAFVIHDQLFVASMNEEVRLEETSLLKEWLYENSIPFQEPFLSSIEGGDVLIDGKTIWIGKSGRTSSESIETLREQLPSYTIEPLDLEDDILHLDCVFNIISDHTALVYPPSFTDSGLDKLQSRFNLIPVTREEQFHMGPNVLSIDEGKLITLPQNQRLNDELHSKGFQIIPIDFSEIIKSGGSFRCCTLPLLRSSDHK; this is translated from the coding sequence ATGAAGGAATGCACACTGAGCAATAGAATTCATTGCAGAACGGAATATTCTGCTTTAAAAAAAGTGCTGGTTGCAAAACCATCCTTTATGAAAATATCGACTGTTATTAATGAAACGCAAAAACATTATGAAGACGTCAATATCGATATTCCGCGAGCGCTTGATCAACACGAGACTTTTGTTCATGTGCTGAAAGAGCATGGTGTTGAAGTGGTTGAACTTTCTGCTCACCCTGAATTACACGAGCAGGTCTTCACGAGAGACATTGCCTTTGTGATTCATGATCAACTCTTCGTGGCTTCAATGAATGAGGAAGTGCGGCTTGAAGAAACTTCGCTGTTGAAAGAGTGGCTTTATGAAAATTCGATTCCTTTCCAGGAACCGTTTCTTTCTTCCATCGAGGGCGGGGACGTGTTAATTGACGGAAAGACTATTTGGATTGGAAAAAGCGGGCGTACTTCCTCTGAGTCGATCGAAACGTTACGTGAACAACTCCCTTCCTATACGATTGAACCGCTGGACCTTGAGGATGATATTCTTCATCTTGATTGTGTATTTAATATTATTAGTGATCATACAGCTCTCGTTTATCCTCCTTCTTTTACTGATAGTGGATTGGATAAGCTTCAGTCCAGGTTCAATTTGATTCCGGTAACTCGGGAGGAGCAATTCCATATGGGGCCGAATGTTCTTTCCATTGATGAAGGAAAACTCATTACTCTTCCTCAGAACCAACGATTGAACGATGAGCTGCATTCAAAGGGTTTCCAAATCATTCCCATTGATTTCTCTGAAATTATAAAATCAGGCGGATCCTTCCGCTGCTGCACGCTTCCACTACTGCGATCATCTGATCATAAATAA
- a CDS encoding spore germination protein, with the protein MPAIVGPISINSVGGGVVNFGDSFYLSPKSTSKTNAGSGALNTGNWIVCNNGISSTNPFDPDVNDQNVTANA; encoded by the coding sequence ATGCCGGCCATAGTCGGTCCCATCAGTATAAATAGTGTCGGCGGCGGGGTCGTAAACTTCGGGGATTCCTTCTATCTTTCACCTAAGAGTACTTCAAAGACAAACGCGGGTTCAGGTGCCCTCAACACAGGAAACTGGATTGTCTGCAACAACGGTATCAGTTCTACGAATCCTTTTGATCCTGATGTTAACGACCAGAATGTTACCGCTAATGCTTAA
- a CDS encoding spore germination protein GerPE, translating to MMVKMYNRMVYVDGIDITSALIASHISIGDVHRASPWSKVLAVQKEGAEFISNSLNFEDFPIFSLHPTRPLPPITVPSFHYQNQAIYVNDIHVTGVSTAGIVQVGGIEHIDSLSRTKHFRVLRDEQ from the coding sequence ATGATGGTGAAAATGTATAACCGCATGGTGTACGTTGATGGAATTGACATTACCTCTGCATTGATCGCCTCTCATATTTCGATCGGAGATGTGCACCGGGCGTCTCCCTGGTCCAAAGTGCTGGCTGTCCAAAAAGAAGGAGCAGAATTTATTTCAAATTCGCTCAACTTTGAAGATTTTCCAATTTTCTCTCTACATCCCACCAGACCTTTACCTCCTATTACCGTTCCTTCCTTCCATTACCAAAACCAGGCAATCTATGTAAATGATATCCATGTTACCGGGGTTTCCACTGCTGGAATCGTGCAGGTAGGAGGCATTGAACACATTGATTCCCTTTCTAGAACAAAGCATTTCCGAGTCTTGAGAGACGAACAATAG
- the gerPC gene encoding spore germination protein GerPC: MNNNYQSWQSWVQQVMKHMENQQQLINQLTQKIEQLQMNESPKTVIEKIEYHFDQLKIDTLEGTLQIGLTPNGSDAADIGDFYANQGQMTSQQDPVLHQLQKYMNTDIPQWMNQYTRDHDIPVTDHHKEQIIADVRKQLPQRVEHYKNQNPDLDEAGLVNQVQNEIRHSIAQYFDSFQGDGTS, encoded by the coding sequence TTGAACAACAATTACCAATCATGGCAGTCTTGGGTTCAGCAGGTTATGAAGCACATGGAAAACCAGCAGCAGCTGATCAATCAATTGACGCAGAAAATCGAACAGCTTCAAATGAATGAGAGCCCTAAGACCGTCATTGAAAAAATAGAGTATCATTTTGACCAGTTGAAGATCGATACGTTGGAAGGAACTTTGCAAATTGGACTAACTCCGAATGGAAGCGATGCGGCAGATATCGGTGACTTTTATGCAAACCAGGGTCAAATGACTTCTCAGCAGGATCCCGTCCTTCACCAATTGCAAAAATACATGAACACAGACATTCCCCAGTGGATGAATCAATATACCCGCGATCACGATATTCCTGTCACGGATCACCATAAGGAGCAGATTATTGCCGATGTAAGGAAACAACTTCCTCAAAGGGTAGAACACTATAAGAACCAAAATCCAGACTTGGATGAAGCTGGTCTTGTTAATCAGGTTCAAAATGAAATCAGACATTCCATAGCTCAATACTTTGATTCTTTCCAAGGAGATGGTACCTCATGA
- a CDS encoding spore germination protein GerPB: MNITVHQSICIHVLRIGTVANSSIVQIGSSGVIQAKADLYNTGAFQSAAPAATPAEGTVDIPEAEGPSLVPLSIS; this comes from the coding sequence ATGAACATTACCGTCCACCAGTCCATCTGCATTCATGTACTGCGTATCGGCACCGTGGCTAATTCTTCCATTGTTCAAATTGGCAGCTCAGGAGTTATTCAAGCCAAAGCTGACCTATATAATACAGGAGCTTTTCAATCCGCTGCGCCGGCTGCCACGCCGGCAGAAGGCACCGTAGACATTCCGGAAGCCGAAGGTCCTTCTCTCGTTCCACTTTCCATATCATAG
- a CDS encoding spore germination protein: MPAKVGAVNVTSLSSSSIFNIGDVYNMAPQAWVKTFAGGGSFNTGSGINIDINNSNTYVNDQEMIDQSLINDS, translated from the coding sequence ATGCCGGCAAAAGTAGGAGCCGTAAATGTGACGTCCTTATCCAGTTCCAGTATATTCAACATTGGCGACGTGTATAATATGGCACCACAAGCCTGGGTAAAAACATTTGCTGGCGGCGGGTCATTCAACACAGGGAGTGGAATAAATATTGATATTAACAACTCCAACACCTATGTCAATGACCAGGAGATGATTGACCAATCCTTAATTAACGATTCCTAG
- a CDS encoding DUF418 domain-containing protein yields the protein MNSKASPLGESERLNWIDAARGLAILGIFMVNVPAFNAPYFLYGGAAQAWDSSLSHTVQAIIDIFFQASFYTLFSFMFGFGMQMMKDRLDEKNLDYRPIIFKRLVVLIGFGLVHSFLIWHGDILLSYGILGLTLFAFFHLSTTGLLVVAYSMLAFLVLPMTLALYSIRGRLQGIVEQESINEAIANYGTGSLTEIWQQNASDWLYANHVANLPFLALSLLPMFLFGLYVCRKRWLHEPAAHLGSIKKVWAMTGVLFLIFKAGPHLYGNPEWVGIMQDSVGGTASAIFYVLSVTLLFRTKSGARFLHPLTWIGRMSLSNYILQSLVCFVLFYSVGFGLYGQVPPIMSVMIVVVVYTLQIFASRAWLKRYRYGPLEWLWRTLTYGKRQPLKRKQTAAS from the coding sequence ATGAATTCGAAGGCATCGCCATTAGGTGAATCAGAACGATTAAACTGGATTGATGCTGCACGCGGGCTTGCCATTTTAGGAATCTTTATGGTGAATGTGCCAGCCTTTAATGCTCCCTATTTCTTATACGGGGGAGCAGCTCAAGCCTGGGATTCATCATTGAGTCATACTGTGCAGGCGATCATTGATATCTTTTTTCAAGCAAGTTTTTATACATTATTTTCTTTTATGTTTGGATTTGGCATGCAGATGATGAAAGACAGGCTGGATGAGAAGAATCTCGATTATCGCCCGATCATATTTAAAAGATTGGTGGTATTGATCGGCTTTGGGTTAGTCCACTCCTTTCTGATCTGGCATGGGGATATTCTGCTTTCTTATGGAATACTCGGACTTACTTTATTCGCGTTTTTCCATCTATCGACAACTGGGCTTTTGGTCGTGGCTTATAGTATGCTTGCGTTTCTTGTCCTGCCAATGACTCTTGCCCTCTACTCGATTCGCGGACGGCTGCAGGGGATTGTTGAACAGGAATCGATTAATGAAGCTATAGCTAACTACGGCACAGGGAGTCTAACCGAAATATGGCAGCAGAATGCCTCTGACTGGCTGTATGCCAACCATGTTGCTAATCTGCCATTTTTGGCACTCAGCCTGCTTCCCATGTTTTTATTTGGTTTATATGTGTGCCGTAAGCGCTGGCTCCACGAACCTGCTGCTCATTTGGGGAGTATTAAAAAAGTGTGGGCCATGACAGGCGTCCTGTTTCTCATTTTTAAGGCAGGTCCTCATCTCTATGGTAATCCTGAGTGGGTCGGAATTATGCAGGACAGCGTCGGGGGAACCGCCTCAGCCATATTTTATGTGCTGTCGGTTACGTTATTGTTCCGGACAAAGTCAGGAGCAAGGTTTTTGCATCCATTGACGTGGATTGGAAGAATGTCGTTATCCAATTATATTCTTCAGTCGCTTGTATGTTTTGTCCTTTTTTATTCGGTGGGCTTCGGTCTCTACGGACAGGTACCACCTATTATGAGCGTAATGATTGTGGTGGTGGTTTACACGTTGCAGATCTTCGCAAGCAGAGCATGGCTCAAAAGATACCGTTATGGTCCTCTTGAGTGGTTGTGGAGGACGTTAACTTATGGGAAGAGACAACCGCTGAAACGTAAACAGACAGCTGCTTCTTAA
- a CDS encoding DUF2157 domain-containing protein, whose product MKREELIKESKEWVEERIISEEQREQLLERYPARQHKPLLLTFAAIFIGLGFLTFIASNWSAISDIFRMAIIIGSLLAFYISGEQIYRKHSNRLGESLMLIALMIFGAGIFLTGQMYHFTSFSALPFFIWSIAAFSLYLLCKETPFFIAAVILTTVGQVYSGVTFGEFHIWTGLLFILGLGWFTAQGQRTDYSVWFGAGYLIQSLVFVVSSGFPYYWLVNLILFLYLFDDAAAGKGQLRVLKTFSVISVFLILVFQVFFLGEGFIEVQTESSFYFFIVWAVFFVGAVVRSAMSSTNYYWIDLLLFLPVFRFDFADGLSLGILFVYSLLWLTSGYQQSVARWVNKGTAALLATTFIAYFQLAWDFMSRSLFFFIGGILLFALSFFLERKRRQVSKGEVTP is encoded by the coding sequence ATGAAACGTGAAGAGCTCATCAAAGAAAGCAAGGAATGGGTGGAAGAACGAATAATATCGGAAGAGCAGAGGGAGCAGCTGCTGGAGCGCTACCCGGCCCGTCAGCACAAACCTCTGCTGCTGACCTTTGCTGCCATCTTCATAGGCCTTGGATTTCTGACGTTTATAGCTTCCAATTGGTCCGCGATCTCGGATATCTTTCGAATGGCCATTATTATCGGAAGTTTACTAGCCTTCTATATTTCAGGTGAGCAAATTTACAGGAAGCACTCCAATCGCTTAGGAGAAAGTCTAATGCTCATTGCTCTTATGATATTTGGAGCAGGGATCTTTTTGACGGGGCAAATGTATCATTTTACTTCATTCAGTGCCCTGCCATTCTTTATTTGGTCCATTGCCGCATTCAGCTTGTATCTCTTATGTAAAGAAACGCCTTTCTTTATAGCTGCAGTTATTCTAACTACGGTGGGTCAGGTGTACAGTGGGGTCACTTTTGGTGAATTTCACATCTGGACTGGGTTGCTTTTCATCCTTGGTCTAGGGTGGTTTACGGCGCAGGGGCAGCGGACGGATTATTCGGTCTGGTTCGGAGCGGGTTACTTGATTCAAAGTCTCGTCTTCGTTGTCAGCAGCGGTTTTCCTTATTACTGGCTCGTTAATCTGATTCTCTTTCTTTATTTATTCGATGATGCAGCGGCTGGAAAAGGGCAGCTGCGTGTGCTCAAAACGTTCAGTGTTATTTCAGTCTTTTTGATTTTAGTATTTCAAGTCTTCTTTCTTGGAGAAGGTTTTATAGAAGTCCAGACGGAATCCTCTTTCTATTTCTTTATTGTATGGGCCGTCTTTTTCGTAGGAGCTGTGGTCCGGTCCGCGATGAGTTCAACGAATTACTATTGGATTGATCTGTTATTGTTTTTGCCGGTCTTCCGATTCGATTTCGCTGACGGGCTGTCGCTCGGTATTTTGTTTGTCTATTCTTTGCTGTGGCTAACTTCCGGCTATCAGCAGAGTGTGGCACGGTGGGTAAACAAAGGGACCGCTGCACTTCTGGCTACGACCTTTATAGCTTATTTCCAGCTAGCCTGGGACTTCATGAGCCGCTCTCTTTTCTTTTTTATTGGAGGAATTCTACTGTTTGCCTTGAGCTTCTTCCTTGAAAGGAAACGAAGACAAGTGAGCAAAGGGGAGGTAACGCCATGA
- a CDS encoding GDYXXLXY domain-containing protein, with protein sequence MKRIWFYVIVCLQALFLILMSMSYYTMDEWGESIRLKTAPVDPRDPFYGDYVTLSYEVELVPTDKWNISSDIASGEKVYLLLEPGENDLYTLVQATVEKPDVSGAEVVLPARLDWHDPQRGVYMVDIGMERYFIEEGTGRQYEQNREDLIVEVIVAPWGQKKIDSVTTAE encoded by the coding sequence ATGAAGCGCATTTGGTTTTACGTCATTGTCTGCCTCCAGGCTCTGTTTCTCATTCTGATGTCCATGTCTTACTATACAATGGATGAATGGGGCGAATCCATACGTTTAAAAACGGCTCCTGTAGATCCACGAGACCCTTTTTATGGTGATTATGTGACATTATCATACGAGGTGGAACTGGTTCCTACAGATAAATGGAATATTTCCTCTGATATAGCCTCTGGAGAAAAAGTTTATTTGCTGCTCGAACCTGGTGAAAATGATCTTTATACACTTGTTCAGGCTACCGTTGAGAAACCTGATGTGAGCGGGGCGGAGGTAGTCCTTCCTGCCCGTCTTGACTGGCATGATCCTCAAAGGGGAGTGTATATGGTGGATATCGGTATGGAGCGTTATTTTATTGAGGAAGGCACAGGTCGGCAATATGAACAAAACAGGGAGGATCTGATTGTGGAAGTCATCGTGGCTCCCTGGGGACAGAAAAAGATTGATTCTGTAACGACGGCAGAGTAA